gaatagTTTCCTTAAGTGTGTCCTAAATGTGAGTAAAAACTGGATACATGATCTCCAGCTCCATCACCCCTGGCTGCTGCTAGCTTCACATATATGGAACATCAGCTGCAGGGCACAATGTCAACAGCTATGAGCAgaagtgcacaaaagttgagCGAAATTGTATTGCAAGCAATAATCACCTTAACGCCCACGTAGAATGTAGTAAATATGAAAGCAAGGGCAGGCAGGGCTGCAAAATGAGAACATGTATCAGCTATAGAGATCATCAGACTCAGACCATCTATGCCTGACTGAATAAAATCCGTCACATGTGATGGGTATGATTTCGCAACTCACCTTCCTTCCCAGCCATTTTTGAGATCAGAACTTTAATCCCGGATGGACCCACGACGTAACCGACAAGGTTTGCCACCTGTGTGCATAAAACATCTCAGAAATAGCATTCATAACATATGAATGGCCAATCTAATGTACCGCTGAAATTCCTTTATGTCCACAATTGAGCAAATGTCATGGCACATTCAAGACCATCTGAATTTTCCATTGAATACAGCTAGACAAATGGTTTCATGTAGTCTCTTAGTACTTTTCTTGGATACCAATTGTTCAATATCTTTGATACTTTTACTGATCCGTTATCAGGAGAAAATAACTGCATTCTTTTAGCAGTGCATTCAGAAATACATATAGAACATACCATAAGACAGCTGATGGTCACAGCACCGGCAATTGCTTTAAATTCTCGATGAACAAGCATCCCAAGGGAGCTACTTGCCTGCCAATAAATATTTTAAATGCACATTAGATGGCGGCCTTGTTAAATTTCCATGAAGCATCTTGCAGGAATGCCAAAATATTTAAGCATTTTAGAAACTTCATTCCTgccgatatcttcaatcttTTCTTTACATCATACTAGCATGGAGTTATTTGGATCGTCAATTAATATGCTTCCTTAACTCAAATTTACAAATTGGATTAAGTTTCTCGAATAAAGACAAGTTGATAGGTTTTAAGTAAATTTAATATCTTGCCATAACTGTTCTGCAAACTTTTGAAACCAGATTCTATTAACTTCTAAGAAAAGCAGATAAGCTTCCAACGCAGCAAATCTACTGAACCACAGTTGTCTGAAAAACTATACCTGAAATTTGTTGGACAGAGATTTGACCAATATCTCTGGAACGAAAAATAAGCAAGTTAACCATGCCCATGAAACAAGTTTCCTGTTTATATAATCAAATAGAAGAATCCAAGTCATCACCAATGGATCTGGAAACAAGTAAGCAAGGCTGTCGATTGTAGGGTTTTGAAGAAGCTACCATTCCAGATCATGCCACACTGCTACAAACGTGAATATCACCCAGATACTCAGTAGCTTTCTTCGAGAACCACCAAGAGGAATGTATAAGTACCTGCAATAATCATGTGGCTGGTCAAAGAAAGCAAGACAGATGTAACTTAGTATAGACATGTACCAACTCTACATACAGGTTTCATTTTATGGCCTTATGGGATACAAAAAACGATGTAAATGGATGCAACACTATATCAAGTAAGAAATTGCTACAACTTCCATATGCATAAAATCGAAGGTGGCAAAGAAAACAAGACATGCGGCAGCACAGAAGAGATTTAAACCAGACCTGACCAACCATCTGTTAAAAGAAGCATGCCAGCTCTTCCAGAAACTCTCCAGATCGTGGCAATTATTTATACACCTAGGCATATTTTCAGGGGTCTCGACTCCCCCAACCTGCAATGAAGTGCTTAGCTTTAAAACATATCAAGAATATATGAAACAGATGCTGAGATCAGAACAAAGTTGTGTTCATACTGATGCTATCTATTAGATAAAATGAATGTCCAAGACAAGATAAAACATACAATACATTACATAAAAGCATGTGCTGATACAAAATTTGAACATTGAATTACCAGTGACCAAAACCGGAAGTAGCGCCAAATAAGAAAGAACTTCAACCACATAAAGTTTAACACCTGTATTGGAAagtttgagaagtcaatgagaTTTATTATCAACCATAAGAACAAAGTCAATAAGCTACAATATATTAGCTAAAAGCAGAGACAGAAATCTAAAGTAGGACACAAAACCTACCCAAGCAactataaaaaaaatgcaatttcAGAATAGGTGGTGCAAAAAAAACATATGCGGCATGTGGGCAATCAATTGATAAAATCTAGAGGGAACAATGGAAAAATATCAACTGCTGCATCCTGACTAAAAAGGGATAAAGTTCCACAAGTGACAATCTAGAAGCCCTGAGCACGTTTACAGGAAATATAATATGTATCATACAATGCAATCCTTTTTGTGAGAATGTGCAATATAATCATACCCCATAACTGATGATGAAGACCTCAAATGGGGATAACTTCTGCCACAATCGGCTGTCATCAGAATATTCAATCAATTCAAATTTCAGAATATAGTATTAACATTAGAAAGGAATAAAGAGTTAGCCGTATAATATGAGGAAAAAAACAAGTACCTTACTACAAAGGAATTGTAGTGGAAAAAGTGTGTCATGCCTTCCATAAGAAGGAAACTTAAAATCCACCTCAGACCATACCAAGATATTTGTGTAAATGAATAATTTTTCTGAGGTACTTCTAACTGCAAGATCGCTACATCAAAAACCGGTTAGTACATGAAGACTTAATTAAAAAAAACAGcttcaataaaaaaaatacctAGAGAAAAAACCAACCTGAGCAGCAAATGCATTGTACCCAACAATAGGACCAGCAATGTAGAGTGGAGCATATGTCAAGTAGCATAAATACATGAGGAATGTGTATCTGTCAACATTGAGTCCTCTCTCCTGCCAAGAGCAAGGCTTTATGAATAACTAAATATAATTCAGCTTCTAAATGAATTGCTTAAGCCAAATAGTTGCATCCGCTAAAATTCAACAATAGGATAATGATAGTACCCAAATGAATAAAAAATGCTAAGGCCTACTTTACAGTCGACAACCTAGAAGATCTATAATATTTCTCGAAAAACCTAGAAGATCTATAATGAATTCACCCACAAGTCAACCTGGTGTCAGCAGAACACTAGTCATTCCTTAATAAGACTTCCTTCACTTATCCTCTCATGGGAGGCTTAATTCCTTGCCCCACGCAAATCTCTACACCAGTTATTCTgcacatacaaaaaaaaaagacctaGCCCATCTAGATACAAATACAAGCTTTGATTTTCCATGTCAAAATATAGTTCTCATGAAACTAAAACCAACCTCTTACATGTGTAAAACTAATTGGGTCTATCATGTAGACCTTACCACATTCAACCGTTAAAAGAAAAGTTGGAAAAATGAAATACCTGCAAAGCAAAGTAGCATGTCTTCCCAGAATAACAAACCTGACATCTTTGCATATGTTTCTGTACCAAGAATACTCATATTACTACATTAAAGGTATaactaaaaataaaatatagaGTTCTTGACATCCATGGGAACTATGTGTGACAACTATTTAGAAAATAGTACCAACTGCAACCATTGTTTTGAAAGATGATTTGTATACCGATGTGATCAGATGATCTGAATACACTCCAATCAAACAAGAATGTCAACTAGACAGACCAACTTTTCAAACATTGAAGATCTCATGCTGCAAAACTAATATGTGTAAAAAACGTCATTAGGGAACATTGTACCTTGTGATCAAAGTGAGAAGAATGAATTGTCCAGCAGTAATCACATCCAAAACTAATCATCCGTAACACAACTGCATGGAAATTAGAAAGGTATAAAATTGGTGCAATACTTGTGATTAAATAAATACAAATAAAAGTTGTGTGATAATTGAATCAAGCCTGATGCAACTTGAAATAATTGGACAAGATGCAAGATGATTGACACAATGAGGTAGTCCAGTTCAATGGAATCTGACCTCACAGCATCAGCCAAAATGAAATAGTGGTCAATGACTGACAAAAGAGAGTACCTCGAACCGATCTGTAACTTCAGTTTATTAACTCAGTGGTTTTAAAGTTTTAATGCAGCCATAGGATTTTAATATAACTGGAACATGTTCGTATTGTTAGGTTTCATGCACCAACCAGatgaacccaaaagcttaagctattgggaagaggtgggcaatCCACTAATACTGCACAGCACTCCCACTCACATGCAGCCGGAACAAGGCGCAAATGT
The nucleotide sequence above comes from Panicum virgatum strain AP13 chromosome 3K, P.virgatum_v5, whole genome shotgun sequence. Encoded proteins:
- the LOC120697404 gene encoding membrane-bound O-acyltransferase gup1-like isoform X2 yields the protein MGGVPWKRVELVALVLYALGFYLVVIRRSLRLSHDYSGRLYGLRAGSLAGYLNDLSDAQWRNFRGNLPILTVVMGAFLIVVNTSRYSYGLKGRGTALMWLILSLSYLYYLHGACVVFILLISLINYSIVKLFAHYKYCSSLIWSFNLSVLILNRVYEGYSFSSFGENLAFLDNYRGTFRWHICFNFVVLRMISFGCDYCWTIHSSHFDHKERGLNVDRYTFLMYLCYLTYAPLYIAGPIVGYNAFAAQLEVPQKNYSFTQISWYGLRWILSFLLMEGMTHFFHYNSFVVSRLWQKLSPFEVFIISYGVLNFMWLKFFLIWRYFRFWSLVGGVETPENMPRCINNCHDLESFWKSWHASFNRWLVRYLYIPLGGSRRKLLSIWVIFTFVAVWHDLEWKLVSWAWLTCLFFVPEILVKSLSNKFQASSSLGMLVHREFKAIAGAVTISCLMVANLVGYVVGPSGIKVLISKMAGKEALPALAFIFTTFYVGVKLMFHICEASSSQG
- the LOC120697404 gene encoding membrane-bound O-acyltransferase gup1-like isoform X1 encodes the protein MGGVPWKRVELVALVLYALGFYLVVIRRSLRLSHDYSGRLYGLRAGSLAGYLNDLSDAQWRNFRGNLPILTVVMGAFLIVVNTSRYSYGLKGRGTALMWLILSLSYLYYLHGACVVFILLISLINYSIVKLFAHYKYCSSLIWSFNLSVLILNRVYEGYSFSSFGENLAFLDNYRGTFRWHICFNFVVLRMISFGCDYCWTIHSSHFDHKKHMQRCQVCYSGKTCYFALQERGLNVDRYTFLMYLCYLTYAPLYIAGPIVGYNAFAAQLEVPQKNYSFTQISWYGLRWILSFLLMEGMTHFFHYNSFVVSRLWQKLSPFEVFIISYGVLNFMWLKFFLIWRYFRFWSLVGGVETPENMPRCINNCHDLESFWKSWHASFNRWLVRYLYIPLGGSRRKLLSIWVIFTFVAVWHDLEWKLVSWAWLTCLFFVPEILVKSLSNKFQASSSLGMLVHREFKAIAGAVTISCLMVANLVGYVVGPSGIKVLISKMAGKEALPALAFIFTTFYVGVKLMFHICEASSSQG